A window from Mogibacterium neglectum encodes these proteins:
- the rpmE gene encoding 50S ribosomal protein L31: MKEGIHPDYKECKVTCACGNTFTTLSTTDTMRVEVCSECHPFFTGQQKFANRGGRVEKFKNKYNL; the protein is encoded by the coding sequence ATGAAGGAAGGAATCCATCCTGATTATAAGGAATGTAAAGTTACTTGCGCATGTGGTAATACCTTTACTACACTTTCAACAACTGACACTATGAGAGTCGAAGTTTGCTCAGAGTGCCACCCATTCTTCACAGGTCAGCAGAAGTTTGCTAACCGTGGTGGACGTGTAGAGAAGTTCAAGAACAAATACAACCTTTAG
- the prfA gene encoding peptide chain release factor 1 — protein MFDKLDFILEKYEELSKKVSDPDVIAKQKEWQKLMKEMSDLEPIVKEYTAYKKAKEELEEAKGILDMEDDEELREMAREELKTNEAAIEEYTENLKILLLPKDPNDDKNVILEIRAGTGGDEAALFGSDLLRMYLRYAERMRWKTELIESNETEIGGVKEVVMLVKGKGAYSRLKYESGVHRVQRVPETESGGRVHTSAASVAVMPEVDDVEVNLDPNDVRVDVYRASGNGGQCVNTTDSAVRLTHMPTGLVVTCQDEKSQIKNKEKAFKVLKSRLFDLMQQEQNDKIAAERKSQIGSGDRSERIRTYNFPQSRITDHRINLTLYKLDSFLDGDLDEVIDALITEDQAEKMRDF, from the coding sequence ATGTTTGATAAGCTAGATTTTATACTTGAGAAATATGAGGAGCTATCGAAGAAGGTTTCTGACCCCGATGTTATCGCAAAACAGAAGGAATGGCAGAAGCTGATGAAGGAGATGAGCGACCTTGAGCCAATCGTCAAGGAGTACACTGCGTATAAGAAGGCAAAGGAAGAGCTTGAAGAAGCTAAGGGGATCCTCGATATGGAGGATGACGAGGAGCTGCGTGAGATGGCGCGTGAGGAGCTCAAGACTAACGAAGCAGCGATTGAGGAATACACAGAGAACCTTAAGATTCTGCTTCTTCCAAAGGATCCTAACGACGATAAAAACGTAATCCTAGAGATTAGAGCGGGTACGGGTGGAGATGAAGCAGCACTATTTGGAAGCGACCTGCTTCGTATGTATCTCAGATATGCTGAGAGAATGCGCTGGAAGACAGAGCTCATAGAGAGCAATGAGACTGAAATCGGAGGTGTAAAAGAAGTAGTAATGCTGGTCAAGGGGAAGGGCGCATACTCCAGACTCAAGTACGAGAGTGGTGTTCACAGAGTACAGAGGGTTCCAGAGACTGAGTCGGGCGGTAGAGTGCATACATCGGCGGCTTCAGTTGCGGTAATGCCAGAAGTCGACGACGTTGAGGTTAACCTAGATCCTAACGACGTACGTGTAGACGTATATAGGGCATCTGGAAACGGTGGACAGTGTGTAAATACTACGGACTCTGCAGTTAGACTTACGCATATGCCAACTGGTCTCGTAGTAACTTGTCAGGACGAGAAGTCGCAGATTAAGAATAAGGAAAAAGCTTTCAAGGTTCTTAAGTCGAGACTATTCGACCTCATGCAGCAGGAGCAGAACGATAAGATTGCAGCAGAAAGAAAGTCGCAGATTGGCTCCGGAGACAGATCAGAGAGAATTAGAACTTATAACTTCCCACAGAGCAGGATCACAGATCACAGAATCAATCTTACTCTGTACAAGCTTGACTCGTTCCTCGATGGGGACCTCGATGAAGTGATCGATGCACTGATTACCGAGGATCAAGCAGAGAAGATGAGAGATTTCTAA
- the coaBC gene encoding bifunctional phosphopantothenoylcysteine decarboxylase/phosphopantothenate--cysteine ligase CoaBC, whose product MLKDKCVVVGVTGGIAAYKTASLVSALKKERADVHVIMTKNATEFISPLVFETLTGNKCMTDTFDKDFKFDVAHISIAKAADYFVVAPATANFIAKTSYGMADDMLTTTFLAANCTKLVVPAMNTQMFLNPITQGNIMRLLKVGIRIMQPLSGVLACGDVGVGKMPEPESILQEILFDLAYAKDLASKKVLVTAGATQEAIDPVRYITNHSTGRMGYALAKAAAYRGAQVTLITGKTSLEPIPYLNTIEITTSAEMCEEVLKHAPKADYIFKAAAVSDYTPVYTSDEKIKKQDGNMVIELKRTSDILAELKKIRRPDQIICGFSMETQNLLENSRSKLERKGLDMICANSLKEVGAGFGGDTNIVTLITKEDETELGKLSKFDTAMAILGKAKMLGEKTN is encoded by the coding sequence ATGCTTAAAGATAAATGTGTTGTTGTCGGTGTCACAGGCGGAATTGCCGCATACAAGACGGCATCTCTAGTCAGCGCTCTCAAGAAGGAGCGTGCGGATGTGCACGTAATCATGACTAAAAATGCGACGGAATTCATCTCGCCGCTGGTCTTTGAGACACTTACGGGCAACAAGTGTATGACTGATACATTTGACAAGGACTTTAAATTCGATGTAGCGCACATATCTATCGCGAAGGCGGCAGATTACTTTGTCGTTGCTCCGGCAACTGCGAATTTCATCGCTAAAACATCGTACGGAATGGCTGACGATATGCTCACAACGACATTCCTCGCTGCGAACTGCACCAAGCTGGTCGTACCTGCTATGAATACGCAGATGTTCCTTAACCCTATCACTCAGGGTAATATCATGAGACTTCTCAAGGTTGGAATCAGAATCATGCAGCCATTAAGCGGAGTACTGGCCTGCGGAGATGTGGGTGTTGGCAAGATGCCTGAGCCAGAGTCTATTTTACAAGAAATCCTCTTTGACTTGGCATACGCAAAAGACCTCGCTAGCAAGAAGGTGCTCGTTACCGCTGGCGCTACTCAGGAAGCAATCGATCCAGTTAGATACATCACCAACCATTCGACTGGGCGCATGGGATATGCGCTAGCTAAAGCTGCTGCTTATAGGGGAGCGCAGGTTACGCTCATCACTGGCAAGACTAGTTTAGAGCCAATTCCTTATCTGAACACGATTGAGATTACAACTTCTGCCGAAATGTGCGAGGAAGTGCTAAAGCATGCGCCTAAGGCGGATTACATATTCAAGGCTGCTGCAGTTTCAGACTATACACCAGTTTATACATCTGATGAGAAGATCAAGAAGCAGGACGGCAATATGGTCATAGAGCTCAAGAGAACCTCTGATATCTTGGCTGAGCTCAAGAAGATTAGAAGACCTGATCAGATTATCTGTGGTTTCTCGATGGAAACTCAAAATTTGCTCGAAAACTCCCGCAGCAAGCTCGAGCGCAAAGGTCTCGACATGATATGTGCGAACAGCCTAAAGGAAGTAGGCGCTGGCTTCGGCGGGGACACCAATATAGTTACCCTTATAACTAAAGAAGATGAGACGGAACTGGGTAAGCTCAGTAAATTCGATACAGCGATGGCGATTCTAGGCAAGGCCAAGATGCTCGGCGAGAAAACTAACTAA
- a CDS encoding L-threonylcarbamoyladenylate synthase — protein MKTRIILPDTDGISEAGAILRAGGLVAFPTETVYGLGANALDATATRRIYEAKGRPSDNPMIVHVASIDMLNSVAWGVSDEQKALMSKLWPGPITFVLRKNAGVPEVTTGGLDTVAVRWPSRREAAEIIVAAGVPIAAPSANLSGKPSPTTFEDVAEDMDGRIDAIVKGERTAIGIESTVLDLTSEVPTILRPGFITKSQIEEAVDGEVQYDPSLFKKPGADDFHPKSPGMKYKHYAPKAAVRIVEGSKDAVCAAIAELEDEALSNNMRTAVLDYMGNGDKAANNFFADLRQCDRDGVDIIYIAAYDWDEVGFSVMNRMVKSAGYDIVNV, from the coding sequence ATGAAGACGAGAATTATCCTTCCGGACACTGATGGAATCTCTGAAGCTGGAGCTATTCTGCGTGCAGGCGGACTTGTGGCCTTTCCGACTGAAACGGTATATGGACTCGGGGCAAATGCCCTAGATGCTACCGCTACAAGGCGCATATACGAGGCGAAGGGAAGACCAAGCGATAATCCGATGATCGTCCATGTGGCGAGCATAGATATGCTTAACAGTGTAGCTTGGGGAGTAAGCGATGAACAGAAGGCTCTCATGAGCAAGCTCTGGCCAGGGCCAATTACCTTCGTGCTTCGCAAGAATGCAGGAGTTCCCGAGGTTACAACAGGAGGGCTTGATACAGTTGCGGTCAGATGGCCGTCACGGCGCGAGGCTGCTGAGATTATTGTGGCAGCAGGCGTTCCGATTGCGGCACCGAGCGCTAACCTCTCTGGCAAACCGAGCCCGACGACATTCGAGGATGTTGCCGAGGATATGGACGGCAGAATTGATGCGATAGTTAAGGGCGAGAGGACCGCTATTGGTATAGAGTCAACAGTCCTAGATCTAACATCAGAAGTTCCGACGATACTTAGGCCAGGGTTTATAACTAAGAGCCAGATTGAAGAGGCTGTAGACGGTGAGGTTCAGTATGACCCATCTCTATTCAAAAAGCCTGGAGCAGATGACTTCCATCCGAAGTCACCTGGTATGAAGTACAAGCATTACGCACCGAAGGCTGCCGTACGAATAGTAGAAGGTAGCAAAGATGCGGTATGCGCAGCGATTGCTGAGCTAGAGGATGAGGCATTGTCGAACAACATGCGGACAGCAGTACTTGACTACATGGGGAATGGTGACAAGGCGGCGAATAACTTCTTTGCAGACCTTAGGCAGTGCGATAGAGACGGTGTGGATATAATTTACATAGCGGCGTACGACTGGGACGAAGTCGGATTTTCCGTCATGAACAGGATGGTCAAGTCGGCAGGGTATGACATCGTGAATGTTTAA